Proteins from a single region of Irregularibacter muris:
- a CDS encoding folate family ECF transporter S component — MNNTRKMVFVGILIALDVILTRFFSITTPIVRVGFGFVAVSLAAMLYGPIIGGIVGAVADLIGMMLFPQGSYFPGFTVSAFLGGVIYGLFLYKKPKTIINIALTILTITIIVNLGLNTLWLSMLTGNAVLAIITPRIIKQIVLLPIQVITIYITWRYVGEKIEKNYFQY, encoded by the coding sequence ATGAATAATACACGTAAAATGGTTTTTGTAGGGATACTCATTGCTTTAGATGTTATTTTAACTCGTTTTTTTTCCATTACTACACCTATTGTAAGAGTAGGATTTGGATTTGTGGCTGTATCCTTGGCCGCTATGCTTTATGGTCCCATAATAGGAGGCATAGTCGGTGCTGTAGCAGATTTAATAGGTATGATGCTCTTTCCCCAGGGGTCATATTTTCCTGGCTTTACGGTTAGTGCATTCTTAGGTGGGGTCATATACGGTCTATTTCTGTATAAAAAACCCAAGACTATAATTAATATTGCTCTAACAATTTTGACTATCACCATTATAGTAAACCTTGGCTTAAACACTCTTTGGCTGTCTATGCTCACTGGCAATGCCGTTCTTGCCATCATTACGCCTAGAATTATCAAGCAGATTGTGCTTCTCCCCATCCAGGTCATTACTATTTATATTACATGGCGATATGTAGGGGAAAAGATTGAAAAAAATTATTTCCAATACTAA